Proteins from a genomic interval of Desulfuromonas thiophila:
- the folP gene encoding dihydropteroate synthase, translated as MNDSPRLLQLDSNAHVRAVLEALGADPAGVTHMVDKVGRLNVLLPQVPCGAANILKQEMLALGAEAAVARGTVSGRQAQTDVLLMATAKQLRLLCQRLAPQPFGLPRRATQLKELLDRLQQPSERWRGRCSCLSLRRPCVMGILNVTPDSFFDGGRHQSLAAALRRAEDMVHEGADLIDVGGESTRPGSQSVSAEEEADRLVPVIEAIRQRLDIPLSVDTSKAAVARQALAAGACFVNDISGLTFDAAMAETVAQAGAGLVLMHTPSRPDIMQQQTVYTDLVGEVMIFLERSLQQARAAGVAEDQLVVDPGIGFGKTVTGNLTLLRRLPEFQGLGVPVLIGTSRKSFIGTVLSQALPDERLAGSLATVAAAVLGGARIVRVHDVASTRQLVDMIEAVRTAPM; from the coding sequence GTGAACGACAGCCCTCGTCTGCTGCAGCTGGACAGTAATGCCCATGTTCGCGCTGTCCTGGAGGCGTTGGGGGCTGATCCGGCGGGGGTAACGCACATGGTCGACAAGGTCGGCCGTCTTAATGTTCTGCTGCCCCAGGTGCCCTGTGGCGCGGCCAATATCCTCAAACAGGAGATGCTGGCGCTGGGGGCCGAGGCGGCTGTGGCGCGTGGTACGGTCAGTGGCCGCCAAGCTCAGACCGATGTGCTGCTGATGGCAACGGCCAAACAGCTGCGCTTGCTGTGTCAGCGGCTGGCGCCGCAACCCTTTGGCCTGCCGCGGCGGGCGACACAACTAAAAGAGTTGCTTGATCGTTTGCAGCAACCGTCTGAACGTTGGCGGGGCCGCTGCAGCTGTCTGTCGTTGCGACGTCCCTGTGTCATGGGCATACTCAATGTGACACCGGACTCCTTCTTTGATGGCGGCCGTCACCAGTCTCTGGCTGCGGCGCTGCGGCGGGCCGAGGACATGGTGCATGAGGGTGCCGATCTGATCGATGTCGGTGGCGAGAGCACCCGGCCGGGCAGTCAGTCTGTGTCCGCCGAAGAGGAGGCTGACCGGCTGGTGCCCGTGATCGAGGCTATCCGTCAGCGTTTGGACATACCCTTGTCAGTCGATACCAGCAAGGCGGCCGTGGCGCGTCAGGCGCTGGCGGCCGGGGCCTGCTTCGTGAATGACATCAGCGGTCTGACCTTTGACGCGGCGATGGCGGAAACCGTCGCGCAAGCCGGCGCCGGACTGGTGTTGATGCATACGCCGTCCCGACCGGATATCATGCAGCAGCAGACGGTTTATACGGACCTGGTCGGCGAGGTGATGATCTTTCTTGAGCGGTCACTACAGCAAGCGCGGGCGGCAGGTGTCGCTGAGGACCAGCTGGTGGTCGATCCGGGGATCGGCTTCGGCAAGACGGTAACGGGCAATCTGACCCTTTTGCGCCGTTTGCCTGAATTCCAGGGGCTTGGTGTGCCCGTGCTGATCGGCACCTCGCGCAAAAGCTTTATCGGCACGGTGTTGTCGCAGGCGCTGCCGGATGAGCGGCTGGCGGGCAGCCTGGCGACGGTGGCGGCGGCCGTGCTGGGTGGCGCACGGATTGTCCGGGTTCACGACGTGGCGTCGACCCGCCAACTGGTGGACATGATTGAGGCGGTGCGTACAGCGCCAATGTAG
- the cdaA gene encoding diadenylate cyclase CdaA codes for MGGLEELTKHFRWMLDALDVALVAFIIYRIILLIKGTRAVQMVLGLAVVLIVYVLAQLTGLFTLQWLLDNFLTSIVLVIVVIFQNDIRRALMHVGRNPFYADAAYREETKIIDELVTSAVTLASKKIGALIVIERETGLKSFLEIGVEIDARVSSDLICAIFLPFSPIHDGALVLQNGRLKQAGCFLPLSQNPDISKSLGTRHRAAIGLTELVDAVAVVVSEETGKISVAVGGRMTRDLDSTSLRRILTRLLDPGKAKANR; via the coding sequence ATGGGCGGATTGGAAGAACTGACAAAGCATTTCCGCTGGATGCTCGACGCCCTTGATGTCGCCCTGGTGGCCTTTATCATCTATCGGATCATTCTGCTGATCAAAGGCACCCGGGCTGTGCAGATGGTGCTCGGCCTGGCGGTGGTGCTGATCGTCTATGTCCTGGCTCAGCTGACGGGCCTGTTTACCCTGCAGTGGCTGCTGGACAATTTCCTTACGTCCATTGTTCTGGTCATCGTTGTCATCTTCCAGAATGATATCCGCCGAGCCCTGATGCACGTCGGACGCAATCCCTTTTATGCCGATGCTGCCTACCGTGAGGAAACCAAGATCATTGACGAACTGGTCACGTCAGCGGTGACCTTGGCCAGTAAGAAAATCGGTGCCCTGATTGTCATTGAGCGTGAGACCGGGCTGAAAAGCTTTCTGGAAATCGGTGTTGAAATCGATGCGCGTGTCTCCTCGGATCTGATCTGCGCCATTTTTTTGCCCTTTTCTCCTATCCATGACGGGGCTTTGGTGTTGCAGAACGGTCGGCTGAAACAGGCGGGCTGCTTTTTGCCTTTGTCGCAGAATCCCGATATCAGTAAAAGTCTGGGTACGCGCCACCGCGCTGCCATCGGCCTGACAGAGCTGGTGGATGCCGTTGCTGTGGTGGTATCGGAGGAAACCGGCAAAATCTCCGTCGCCGTAGGGGGGCGCATGACCCGCGATCTGGATTCTACCTCGTTGCGGCGGATTCTGACCCGTCTGCTCGATCCCGGTAAGGCCAAGGCCAACCGCTAG
- a CDS encoding CdaR family protein, translating into MVQLLLNNWHLKLLSLTFAFMLWLFVMGEQNAEQGYLVPLELKNLPADFIVANEVPNLVDVRISGPRTLLSNIQVSNLSLSVDLRDAQPGITTFRRLEDRLQLPRNLKITRLSPSYVDVKLERLRRKTVPIRLVFSSGLPEGFVIEQVLARPDRATVEGAESEMKTVSEVETEMVDLSRVRESFSLSVPLSYQGTYSRLVEPRAVDAEVRVQPLPAPEPGPAVEPPPAAPENPAVLQDELS; encoded by the coding sequence ATGGTTCAGCTGCTGCTCAATAACTGGCACCTTAAACTGCTGTCGCTGACCTTTGCCTTCATGCTGTGGCTGTTTGTCATGGGTGAGCAGAATGCCGAGCAGGGCTATCTGGTGCCACTGGAGCTGAAGAATCTGCCGGCGGATTTTATCGTTGCCAACGAGGTGCCCAATCTGGTCGATGTGCGCATCAGCGGGCCGCGGACGCTGTTGTCCAATATCCAGGTGTCGAATCTGAGCCTGTCCGTCGATCTGCGCGATGCCCAGCCAGGCATTACGACCTTCCGTCGGCTGGAAGATCGCTTGCAATTGCCGCGCAACCTGAAGATAACCCGTCTGTCGCCTTCCTATGTTGATGTTAAGCTGGAACGTCTGCGTCGCAAGACGGTGCCGATACGGCTGGTGTTCAGCAGCGGTTTGCCTGAAGGGTTTGTTATCGAACAGGTGCTGGCGCGGCCGGATCGGGCGACCGTGGAAGGGGCTGAAAGCGAGATGAAGACGGTTTCGGAGGTCGAAACCGAAATGGTGGATTTAAGTCGTGTCCGGGAAAGTTTTTCCCTGTCGGTGCCCCTGAGCTATCAGGGAACCTACAGCCGGCTGGTCGAACCTCGGGCGGTGGATGCCGAGGTGCGGGTGCAGCCCCTGCCGGCGCCGGAGCCCGGTCCTGCTGTTGAGCCGCCGCCGGCGGCACCGGAAAACCCTGCCGTACTCCAGGATGAGCTGTCATGA
- the glmM gene encoding phosphoglucosamine mutase — translation MKKKIFGTDGVRGVANKYPMTAEMAMKLGRAVAYLSKAADKRRRIVIGKDTRLSGYMIENALAAGICSMGVDVQLVGPLPTPGIAFITSSMRADAGVVISASHNPYQDNGIKFFSADGLKLPDAVELQMEELLFSDELDLLRPTAAEVGRAFRIADAGGRYIVFLKNTFPRDLDLRGLRIVVDCAHGAAYRVAPAVFEELGAQVVALGVTPDGTNINAGCGSLYPQQLAKAVRDYRADVGVALDGDADRVIFVDEQGEEVDGDHIMAICARHLKETGQLAKQTLVATVMSNMGLDIAMRSCGVSVVKTAVGDRYVVEAMLRHGYNFGGEQSGHLVFFDHITTGDGILSALQVLAIMRRQQQPLSELARIMTALPQVLVNVRVREKTDLATVAPLKALLQDCEARLGESGRLLIRYSGTEPLLRIMVEGPSQREIQAMADEIADAVVRHLGRGDEENNG, via the coding sequence ATGAAAAAAAAGATTTTTGGCACCGATGGTGTTCGTGGTGTTGCCAACAAGTATCCGATGACGGCGGAGATGGCTATGAAGCTCGGTCGTGCCGTCGCCTATCTGTCCAAGGCGGCTGACAAGCGCCGTCGCATCGTCATTGGCAAGGATACGCGGCTGTCGGGTTACATGATCGAGAACGCGCTCGCGGCGGGAATCTGCTCCATGGGTGTTGATGTTCAGCTGGTTGGCCCACTGCCGACGCCCGGCATCGCTTTTATCACCAGTTCCATGCGGGCCGACGCCGGTGTCGTAATATCGGCGTCTCACAATCCCTATCAGGATAACGGTATCAAGTTCTTCTCCGCCGACGGTCTCAAGCTGCCGGATGCGGTGGAACTGCAGATGGAGGAGCTGCTGTTTTCTGATGAACTGGATCTGTTGCGGCCAACGGCGGCGGAGGTTGGCCGGGCCTTTCGTATCGCCGATGCTGGCGGACGTTATATCGTTTTTCTGAAGAACACCTTCCCGCGCGATCTTGATCTGCGTGGCCTGCGCATCGTGGTGGATTGCGCCCATGGCGCGGCTTATCGGGTGGCGCCAGCCGTGTTCGAAGAGCTGGGTGCTCAGGTGGTGGCACTTGGTGTGACGCCTGATGGCACCAACATCAACGCCGGTTGCGGTTCCCTTTACCCGCAGCAGCTTGCCAAAGCTGTGCGCGACTACCGGGCCGATGTGGGCGTTGCCCTTGATGGTGACGCTGACCGGGTGATTTTCGTCGATGAACAGGGCGAGGAGGTGGATGGCGATCATATCATGGCCATCTGCGCGCGCCATCTTAAGGAAACGGGCCAGCTGGCCAAGCAGACCCTGGTGGCTACGGTGATGAGTAATATGGGCCTTGATATTGCTATGCGTTCCTGTGGCGTGTCGGTGGTCAAAACGGCTGTGGGTGATCGCTATGTGGTCGAAGCCATGTTGCGCCATGGCTATAATTTTGGCGGCGAGCAGTCGGGGCATCTGGTGTTCTTCGATCACATTACCACGGGCGACGGAATTCTGTCGGCGCTGCAGGTTCTGGCCATCATGCGTCGGCAGCAGCAGCCCCTGTCCGAGCTGGCTCGCATCATGACCGCCCTGCCTCAGGTGCTGGTCAATGTGCGGGTGCGGGAGAAGACCGATCTGGCGACCGTAGCACCGCTCAAGGCGTTGCTGCAGGACTGTGAGGCGCGCCTGGGCGAAAGCGGTCGCTTGCTGATCCGTTATTCCGGCACTGAACCGCTGCTGCGGATCATGGTTGAAGGCCCGAGCCAGCGGGAGATTCAGGCCATGGCAGATGAGATTGCCGATGCCGTGGTCCGGCATCTGGGCCGCGGCGACGAGGAGAACAACGGATGA